The nucleotide window TCCAGGGTTGTCGAGTATATTCATCATCGAATCCACCCGCCGGTTTCCCCGCCGGTCAGGGATGAGAAGGGTATTATCGTCTACCACCTTCACGAAACCCGCCGGGTCGCCTTTGGGAGATGCGTCCGCGCCATCTGGACTGTAGGTGGCTATTACCAGAAAAGGCGAAAGTGAGATGAAGTGGCGACAATGATTATCGAGATGGTCGAGCTGGCGCTGCACCGTCCTCGGAACAGGTTCTCCGAAAAAATCTCTAAGATCTTCTTTCGTTCGAATTTGATCGTCTGGCATATGCTGTGTCTCCCGGTGGTGTGCCTTGGCGGCTTAAAAGTCGCCGGGGCCTATTTTTTTATTCTCTGCCGCCATGGTCCGAATCCCGTGGGTCGGCCGCCGTATGAACCACGGGCGGCATGGGCCGCTCATCGACGTGAAGGCGGAAGACATCGGGCCGGGCGTAATGGCCCACCACGTCGAAAGCGAACTTGGCGCGTGTAATCTCGCCGAGGTCGATCTCTGCCGTGAGAATGGCCGGGCCATCGAAGTGGGGTCCGGCGAGAACTTCGCCGTGCGGGGAGATGATGCAGGCGCCCCCGCTCATCAGGACGGTTTCGGGCGCGTTTCCCTGGATGGCGTCGTAATCCTCGGGGCAGTCGCCCCGCGTGAGATACTGGCAGGTGGACAGGACGTAGCAGCCGCCCTCCCGCGCGATGTGCTGCATGGTGGGCAGCCAGGTGTCCCGGCTGTCCGCCGTCGGGGCCAGGTAGATCTGGACGCCTTTCGAGTACATGGCCGTCCGAAGAAGGGGCATGTAGTTCTCCCAGCAGATGACCGCCCCGATCCGGCCCAGCGGGGTGTCCGTCACCGTGAGCGTCGAGCCGTCGCCGTATCCCCAGATCAGGCGCTCCATCGCGGTCGGCATCAGCTTGCGGTGCCTGGAAAGGAGTTCGCCGTCCGGCCCCCAGAGACCCACTGTGCAATAAAGCGTTTCCCCGCCGCGCTCGATGACGCCCACCGCGAGATGGACGTTGTTCTCCCGCGCGGCGGTGCCGATGGCGGCGCTGCCGGGTCCATCCAGATCGAGCGCGCTATCGTAATAACGGCGGAACTCGTCCATCCCCTCGGGGGATCGCCCTCCCACCCGGGTCCCAAAGTCCAGCCCCTTGGGATAGCCCGAGACGAACGCCTCGGGAAACAAAACGAGCTTGGCGCCCCCTCCCGCCGCCTCGGCGGTGAGGCGCACAAGTTTCTCGATGGTTTTTTCCCTGTCGAAAACAACGGAACAATCCTGAACAACCGCTGCGGTGAATTTTTCCGGCATGACTCCCCCCCTCATCGTGTCCGGAATGAATGAAGCCTCCCGCCTATCGAAGCGAGGATTGGTGGATAGAAGGGATCTTAGCATATTCGGGCGTCCCTAAACCCCGGCGGCGTGTCTCAATCCAGCCGAATTTCATTTCCGCGCGAAAGCGGGGTAAGATGAGGCCACCGGAAATTATCCGAAATGCAGCAGACAAACGCATAGAGGTGTGATGTGACAATAGAAGGTCAGGGTGTCATTTCGCGGCGCGCGGGCGAGCCCGCGCTTTTGGAGGACATCATTCTAGATGCGCCCGGGTCGGGCGAGGTGTTGGTGAAGATTCAGGCGAGCGGGGTTTGCCACACTGATCTGCACTACAAGCTTGGAAAAATTGGCGATGAGTTCCCCTATCTTTTGGGCCACGAGGGGGCGGGTGTTATCGAGCAGGTGGGCGAGGGCGTCACTACATTAAAGAAGGGCGATTATGTTGTCCTTGCCTGGCGTGCCCCTTGTGGGCACTGCCGCTTCTGTGCAATCGGCCAGCCTCATCTTTGCGCCGCGAGTCTTAATGCCGAGCCTCGGATGCGCGCGAAAAAAGACGGTCTCGTTTTGAGCCCCTCTCTCGGCATCGGCACTTTTTGCACCCACACTGTTGTTTCGGCTAAGCAGGCCATACCCATGCCCTCAGAGTGTCCGCCCGAGCAGGCCAGTCTTATCGGTTGCGGCGTAATGACCGGGGTGGGCGCCGCGCTCTACACCGCAGGCGTCACGCGGGGAAGCTCGGTCGCCGTTTTTGGCTGCGGCGGTGTTGGCTGTAGTGTCATCCAGGGTGCCAAACTTGCCCGCGCCGAGCAGATAATTGCGGTCGATATCGCCGAGAACAAGCTTGAGTGGGCCCGCGAGTTCGGCGCAACTGACACCGTCAACGCGAAAAACGGCGACCCCGTCGAGCAAATTAAAGAGCTGACCGGCGGCAATGGGGTGAACTTTGTTTTCGAGGCCGTGGGAGCGCCCGAAACGCTCCTTCAGGCGCTCTGGTCGCGCGACCTTGCCGGGACCGCCGTTTTGATTGGCGTGCCAGACCCCCAGATGGTGATGGAGCTTCCAATTCAGCAATTTTTCGGACTTGGGGGCGCGCTCAAGGTGAGCTGGTACGGGGACTGCCTCCCCTCGCGGGACTTTCCGCTGCTCGCGAACTGGTACAAATCAGGCGAGCTTGATCTCGACCGCATGGTCACCCGCACCATCGGACTGGGCGACACCGAGGCGGCTTTTGAGGCCATGGAAAGAGGCGAGACCTTGAGGTCGGTGATCAGCCTGTAGGGGGTGGGCTGCCTGCACAAAAAAATTGCTTCGCCGGATATCGTTAAGCAGGGCAGTAAATTTCTAGGGGAAATCCAATGCCCGAATTCATCTATTACGTCGCGGCTAGTCTTGATGGTTATATCGCAACGCCTGAGGGTGATGTTAATTGGCTCTCCCCTTTTGAGTCCTCCGACCAAGACTATGGTTACTCAAAGTTCTACGAATCGGTCGAAGCAACTGTTATGGGTAGCAGGACCTATGAGCAGATTCTTTCATTCGGTGAGTGGCCGTATCCGGAAAAATCCTGTTGTGTGTTTTCTCAGCGACATCTCAAAACAAAGCAACCCGAAGTTACCCTGACCAACAAAAGTCCTAAAGAAGTCGTGCCTGAGTTGGAGGGACGCAATCTACGCCGAATTTGGCTTGTTGGAGGAGCGAAACTTGCTACCGCCTTCCGCAAAGAAGGTTTGATAACTGAATATATAATTTCAGTCATGCCGGTGATACTTGGTGCTGGTATTCCCTTATTCGAACCGCACAGCATGCCAGAGAATCTAAGATTAGTTGGAACGGAGTCATATTCAGATGGTGTGATTCAACTTAGGTATTTGCGAATCCAATAATATCTAGCAAGGAAATAAATCGCTCAGACCATTGCCACCTGCGCGATGAGCATGCCGCAGACGGCGGGGAGGTTGGGCTGGGTCTCGGCGGCTTCAAGGCAGTTGAGAGCTTCTGAAACGCGGTTGGGGTCGAGGGAGCGGGTGGCCTCGGCGGCCTCGGGCGGAAGGTCTTTGAAGGTGAGATTCGTGTACCATTCAAGGATCTTTTCGGACACGTCCATATGTAAGCCTTTGTAGTGCAATGGTTTACGTAGTGACTGGCTCGGCGGTCGGCGCTGCCACACCGATCATGCAGTCTCTTGTGACGGTGGCGGCAAGCTCTTCCTCGCTCATCCCCTCGGTGCCCTCAGGCCGCCGAGGGAGCACCATGTAGCGCATGTCGGCGGTCGAGTCGTGCACCCGGATCGTCGTACTCTCGGGAAGCTCTAGCCCAAATTCTTTCAACACCTCTCTTGGCTCGCGTACGACGCGTGTTCGGTAAGCGCGGGATTTGTACCAATCCGGCGGAAGACCGATGAGGTTCCTCGGATAGCATGAGCAGAGCGTGCAGACGATGACGTTATGCACACTCTCGGTGTTCTCGACTGCGACGAGGAAGTAGGTTTGCCCCATGTCGAGGCCGAGTTCCTCGCAGGCGGCAGTTCCGTTTTCTAGAAGCCGCTCTTTATAAGCCGGGTCGGTCCATGCGCGGGCGACGACTTTCGCTCCCCGGGCGGGGGTGCGCTGGTCCATCTTCTCGACCTCGCGGCGTACATCGTCTGCAGTGAACACGCCTTTTTCAATGAGAAGCTCACGCACAGCCGATTCGAGTATTTGGTAGTGAGTCAGAGGTCCATCCTGGTTGGGCGGATGGGCGTGGTCATGATGTGTATCGTTCATAGTCATGCCTCCAAATCTCCGGCTGGCTCCAGCCAGTGCTCATAAATTTCGATATCCACCGTATCGCCGTCAGGGCCCGCGTAATCAGGCCAGATGCGATGCTGGTTAAAGCGCACGCGGTAGAGTGTTCTTAGCGGCAAGCCGCTCCGTGCATATGCAAGTTCTTCGGGGTTGGCGAAGTCCCCGCAAATTCGTTCGATGACGCCAGTTTTCCCTTTGATGTAGTGGGGGGTTCGGACATGGCCGATGGAGGGCGCTCGTCTTACATAAACCGCCTCGCCCGGCTGGTATTTTGCCGCCATCCTCAGTCCCCTTTCAAGCGTACTTCGATCTCGGCCAT belongs to Nitrospinaceae bacterium and includes:
- the nthA gene encoding nitrile hydratase subunit alpha; the protein is MTMNDTHHDHAHPPNQDGPLTHYQILESAVRELLIEKGVFTADDVRREVEKMDQRTPARGAKVVARAWTDPAYKERLLENGTAACEELGLDMGQTYFLVAVENTESVHNVIVCTLCSCYPRNLIGLPPDWYKSRAYRTRVVREPREVLKEFGLELPESTTIRVHDSTADMRYMVLPRRPEGTEGMSEEELAATVTRDCMIGVAAPTAEPVTT
- a CDS encoding alcohol dehydrogenase catalytic domain-containing protein gives rise to the protein MTIEGQGVISRRAGEPALLEDIILDAPGSGEVLVKIQASGVCHTDLHYKLGKIGDEFPYLLGHEGAGVIEQVGEGVTTLKKGDYVVLAWRAPCGHCRFCAIGQPHLCAASLNAEPRMRAKKDGLVLSPSLGIGTFCTHTVVSAKQAIPMPSECPPEQASLIGCGVMTGVGAALYTAGVTRGSSVAVFGCGGVGCSVIQGAKLARAEQIIAVDIAENKLEWAREFGATDTVNAKNGDPVEQIKELTGGNGVNFVFEAVGAPETLLQALWSRDLAGTAVLIGVPDPQMVMELPIQQFFGLGGALKVSWYGDCLPSRDFPLLANWYKSGELDLDRMVTRTIGLGDTEAAFEAMERGETLRSVISL
- a CDS encoding nitrile hydratase subunit beta, giving the protein MAAKYQPGEAVYVRRAPSIGHVRTPHYIKGKTGVIERICGDFANPEELAYARSGLPLRTLYRVRFNQHRIWPDYAGPDGDTVDIEIYEHWLEPAGDLEA
- a CDS encoding dihydrofolate reductase, with the protein product MPEFIYYVAASLDGYIATPEGDVNWLSPFESSDQDYGYSKFYESVEATVMGSRTYEQILSFGEWPYPEKSCCVFSQRHLKTKQPEVTLTNKSPKEVVPELEGRNLRRIWLVGGAKLATAFRKEGLITEYIISVMPVILGAGIPLFEPHSMPENLRLVGTESYSDGVIQLRYLRIQ
- a CDS encoding carbon-nitrogen hydrolase family protein, whose amino-acid sequence is MPEKFTAAVVQDCSVVFDREKTIEKLVRLTAEAAGGGAKLVLFPEAFVSGYPKGLDFGTRVGGRSPEGMDEFRRYYDSALDLDGPGSAAIGTAARENNVHLAVGVIERGGETLYCTVGLWGPDGELLSRHRKLMPTAMERLIWGYGDGSTLTVTDTPLGRIGAVICWENYMPLLRTAMYSKGVQIYLAPTADSRDTWLPTMQHIAREGGCYVLSTCQYLTRGDCPEDYDAIQGNAPETVLMSGGACIISPHGEVLAGPHFDGPAILTAEIDLGEITRAKFAFDVVGHYARPDVFRLHVDERPMPPVVHTAADPRDSDHGGRE